A stretch of the Archangium violaceum genome encodes the following:
- a CDS encoding AAA family ATPase has protein sequence MENAAPIPPPPAPEATREDLQAVEELARAKAQILAQIEKRVVGQRDVVEHLLIALFARGHCLFVGVPGLAKTLLISTLADVLNLSFNRIQFTPDLMPSDITGTDILEEDKATGHRAFRFLKGPLFANIILADEVNRTPPKTQAALLQAMQEYRVTAGGRTYPLELPFLVFATQNPIEQEGTYPLPEAQLDRFMFLVDVGYPTAEEEVEIVKSTTGGSQPKLEKILSPERILALQDLVRRVPVPDHVVRYAVELVRHTRPKEPGVPDFIAKNVSWGAGPRASQYLVLAAKARAILNGRFVASVEDVKAVARPVLRHRVLPNFTAESEGTTSVKLVDQLVALVKG, from the coding sequence ATGGAAAACGCCGCCCCCATCCCCCCGCCGCCCGCTCCGGAAGCCACCCGCGAGGACCTCCAGGCCGTCGAGGAGCTCGCCCGGGCCAAAGCTCAAATCCTCGCGCAGATCGAAAAGCGCGTCGTGGGGCAGCGGGACGTGGTGGAGCACCTGCTCATCGCGCTCTTCGCCCGCGGCCACTGTCTCTTCGTCGGCGTGCCCGGCCTGGCCAAGACGCTGCTCATCTCCACCCTGGCGGACGTGCTCAACCTGTCCTTCAACCGCATCCAGTTCACACCGGACCTGATGCCCTCGGACATCACCGGCACGGACATCCTGGAGGAGGACAAGGCCACCGGGCACCGCGCCTTCCGCTTCCTGAAGGGCCCGCTCTTCGCCAACATCATCCTCGCGGACGAGGTGAACCGCACCCCGCCCAAGACGCAGGCCGCCCTGCTGCAGGCCATGCAGGAGTACCGCGTCACCGCCGGTGGCCGCACCTACCCGCTGGAGCTGCCCTTCCTCGTCTTCGCCACGCAGAACCCCATCGAGCAGGAGGGTACCTACCCGCTGCCCGAGGCCCAGCTCGACCGCTTCATGTTCCTGGTGGACGTGGGCTACCCCACCGCCGAGGAGGAGGTGGAGATCGTCAAGTCCACCACCGGCGGGTCGCAGCCCAAGCTGGAGAAGATCCTCTCGCCCGAGCGGATCCTGGCGCTGCAGGACCTGGTGCGCCGGGTGCCGGTGCCGGACCACGTGGTGCGCTACGCGGTGGAGCTGGTGCGCCACACGCGGCCCAAGGAGCCGGGCGTGCCGGACTTCATCGCGAAGAACGTCTCGTGGGGCGCGGGCCCTCGCGCGAGCCAGTACCTGGTGCTGGCGGCCAAGGCGCGCGCCATCCTGAACGGGCGCTTCGTGGCGTCGGTGGAGGATGTGAAGGCGGTGGCCCGCCCGGTGCTGCGCCACCGCGTGCTGCCCAACTTCACCGCCGAGAGCGAGGGCACCACCTCGGTGAAGCTGGTGGACCAGCTCGTCGCACTGGTGAAGGGATAG
- the sitA6 gene encoding SitA6 family polymorphic toxin lipoprotein gives MTRPRLLPLSISLAVLLSACAATSPAMRTWEDTQRDAPTACEAPSDDPCVVLACDEGECGAFSCEDADPESVAHAALAHGAELARYRPPMRSPGTQRNWRRAGLREDARPRLTFHFRYRHGFLPAFPRLEGRLLKHHLFPQAQELRTWFRDNGIDVHAWTMAIPEQVHLRIHRGASGGPWNEAWRQFMHANARRRVPPEEMLRKAFELAYRFDIVGLLVPYGHPLVPPVPSSSRIEGCAE, from the coding sequence TTGACCAGACCGCGCCTACTCCCACTCTCAATATCTCTTGCTGTGCTGCTGTCCGCATGCGCCGCGACGTCTCCGGCTATGCGCACGTGGGAGGACACGCAGCGAGACGCTCCCACCGCGTGCGAAGCCCCGAGCGATGACCCGTGTGTCGTGCTCGCATGCGACGAGGGGGAATGCGGCGCATTCAGTTGCGAGGACGCAGACCCGGAGTCGGTGGCACATGCCGCTCTGGCGCACGGTGCGGAGTTGGCGCGCTATCGCCCTCCCATGCGAAGCCCCGGCACCCAACGAAACTGGAGGCGCGCTGGGCTTCGGGAGGATGCAAGGCCCCGGCTGACGTTCCATTTCCGCTACCGTCATGGCTTCCTCCCAGCCTTCCCCCGACTCGAAGGACGGCTGCTCAAGCACCACCTGTTCCCCCAGGCTCAGGAGCTCAGGACGTGGTTCCGGGACAATGGCATCGACGTCCACGCCTGGACGATGGCCATCCCAGAGCAGGTGCATCTACGCATCCATCGCGGAGCAAGCGGTGGCCCATGGAACGAGGCATGGCGCCAGTTCATGCACGCCAACGCCCGCCGCAGAGTGCCTCCGGAAGAAATGTTGCGAAAAGCCTTCGAGCTGGCCTACCGCTTCGACATCGTTGGCCTCCTCGTGCCTTACGGTCACCCGCTTGTCCCACCGGTCCCCAGCTCTTCGCGGATTGAGGGTTGCGCTGAATGA
- a CDS encoding BatA domain-containing protein, which yields MTFAHPWMLLGALAALIPLLVHLFDRRRPRPHPFGPLAFVLRSQKRTASRLKLKRLLLYALRTLILIALPVALARPEWKQDKAAAAVVKGPAATAIVLDASLSMRWSDGTPLFERARDEARDALADLRPEEPATVLVCTSSPLPPAAPGFDRSRMRQVIDEAQPTFAGADLSRCLDLAARSLEENPMAGKRLVVVSDLTAGSMRLEAPVPTVKGPTGEAIRPEVVLRDAANGKDTLPNHALVDLKVEPALQAGPRAFQFTFTVKNFSDTPLKDLEAAVRTADTTLGKGFVDVPANGTAQKSLTVRFQQGGTVAGHGALTPDGLAEDDRRAFVLAVPRPLKALVVNGSPNPTRYRDEAFFMEAALSAPGSPVQVAVRDAEAGWREDLAQYDLVYLLNAPAPDETEAEKLRAFVENGGGLFVSMGDHVDPEAYNARLGSLLPRNLRLVRTSVEREDPDADDKAAKLAQVRVEHPLFAPFTGRAEEGLVGARFYRYMLLEADGSGTPQGASQVLATYEDGAPAVAVARRGRGRVALFTSTVDRDWSDFAIRTSFLPLMQRFAAYLAGSLEEREEQKVRVGETLALRPEGAQTVSAVKAPDGTEVPHKAQPDGTVLVGPVEQPGTFSVLGGDGKPVSALAFAATLDPAESDLSRLPQDALSAHFGEETVKASSSDAERPPVPLWTWLIVAAAFAFFFEGTLLRK from the coding sequence GTGACGTTCGCGCATCCGTGGATGCTGCTGGGCGCGCTGGCGGCGCTCATTCCGCTGCTCGTCCACCTCTTCGACCGGCGGCGGCCCCGGCCCCACCCCTTCGGGCCCCTGGCCTTCGTGCTGCGCAGCCAGAAGCGCACCGCGAGCCGGCTCAAGCTCAAGCGGCTGCTGCTGTACGCGCTGCGCACGCTCATCCTGATTGCCCTGCCGGTGGCGCTGGCGCGGCCGGAGTGGAAGCAGGACAAGGCGGCGGCGGCGGTGGTGAAGGGCCCGGCGGCCACGGCCATCGTGCTGGACGCGTCGCTGTCCATGCGCTGGTCGGACGGTACGCCCCTCTTCGAGCGGGCCCGGGACGAGGCGCGCGACGCGCTGGCGGACCTGCGGCCCGAGGAGCCCGCGACGGTACTGGTGTGCACGAGCTCGCCCCTGCCGCCCGCGGCGCCGGGCTTCGACCGCTCGAGGATGCGTCAGGTGATCGACGAGGCGCAGCCCACGTTCGCGGGGGCGGACCTGTCGCGCTGCCTGGACCTGGCGGCGCGCTCGCTGGAGGAGAACCCCATGGCGGGCAAGCGCCTGGTGGTGGTGTCGGACCTGACGGCCGGCTCCATGCGCCTGGAGGCGCCGGTTCCGACGGTGAAGGGTCCCACGGGAGAGGCGATACGCCCCGAGGTGGTGCTGCGTGACGCGGCCAACGGCAAGGACACGCTGCCCAACCACGCGCTGGTGGACCTGAAGGTGGAGCCCGCGCTGCAGGCGGGACCGCGCGCCTTCCAGTTCACCTTCACGGTGAAGAACTTCAGCGACACGCCGCTGAAGGACCTCGAGGCGGCGGTGCGCACGGCGGACACCACGCTGGGCAAGGGCTTCGTGGACGTGCCCGCCAACGGCACGGCGCAGAAGTCACTGACGGTGCGCTTCCAGCAGGGTGGCACGGTGGCGGGTCATGGCGCGCTGACGCCGGATGGGCTGGCCGAGGATGACCGGCGGGCCTTCGTGCTCGCGGTGCCGAGGCCGTTGAAGGCGCTGGTGGTGAACGGCTCGCCGAACCCCACGCGCTACCGGGACGAGGCCTTCTTCATGGAGGCGGCGCTGTCGGCTCCGGGCTCGCCGGTGCAGGTGGCGGTGCGGGACGCCGAGGCCGGGTGGCGCGAGGACCTCGCCCAGTACGACCTGGTGTACCTGCTGAACGCACCGGCGCCGGACGAGACGGAGGCGGAGAAGCTGCGGGCCTTCGTGGAGAACGGCGGCGGACTCTTCGTCAGCATGGGCGACCACGTGGACCCCGAGGCGTACAACGCGCGACTGGGAAGCCTGCTGCCGCGCAACCTGCGGCTGGTGCGCACCAGTGTGGAGCGCGAGGACCCGGACGCGGACGACAAGGCGGCGAAGCTGGCGCAGGTGCGGGTGGAGCATCCGCTCTTCGCGCCCTTCACGGGCCGGGCCGAGGAGGGCCTGGTGGGGGCGCGCTTCTACCGGTACATGCTGCTGGAGGCGGACGGGAGCGGCACGCCCCAGGGCGCGAGCCAGGTGCTGGCCACGTACGAGGACGGGGCTCCGGCGGTGGCGGTGGCGCGACGAGGCAGGGGCCGGGTGGCGCTCTTCACGAGCACGGTGGACCGCGACTGGAGCGACTTCGCCATCCGCACGAGCTTCCTGCCGCTGATGCAGCGCTTCGCGGCGTACCTGGCGGGCTCGCTGGAGGAGCGCGAGGAGCAGAAGGTCCGCGTGGGCGAGACGCTCGCACTGCGGCCCGAGGGCGCGCAGACGGTATCGGCGGTGAAGGCGCCGGATGGCACGGAGGTGCCGCACAAGGCACAGCCGGACGGTACGGTGCTGGTCGGTCCGGTGGAGCAGCCGGGGACGTTCTCGGTGTTGGGAGGAGACGGCAAGCCGGTGAGCGCGCTGGCCTTCGCCGCGACACTCGACCCGGCCGAGAGCGACTTGAGCCGGCTGCCACAGGACGCGCTCTCCGCGCACTTCGGCGAGGAGACGGTGAAGGCCTCGAGCTCGGATGCGGAGCGCCCGCCCGTGCCGCTGTGGACGTGGCTCATCGTGGCCGCGGCGTTCGCCTTCTTCTTCGAGGGCACGTTGCTGCGCAAGTAA
- a CDS encoding DUF58 domain-containing protein has protein sequence MLLDAQTLARLQGVKLRARAVMEGVLSGLHKSPHQGQSVEFAEHKEYAPGDELRHLDWKAYGKFDKYYVKRYEHETNLRAVMVVDASASMGYRSGALSKLDVATTLAGALCYLLVRQQDAAGLALMTNGRFQDVPPRASAGHLNVLLDALEHATPTGGTHLVSAADHLAEVLPRRSSVVVLSDFLDENQDALKRILALRQRKNDVAVFHLVDPAELTFPFDDPTLFLDMEGQGRIEVNPREIKESYLEEFGAFLANVKSACAEADVDYELVRTDERLDEVLLRFLGKRGRRR, from the coding sequence ATGCTGCTGGATGCCCAGACACTGGCCCGGCTCCAGGGCGTGAAGCTGCGCGCCCGCGCGGTGATGGAGGGGGTGCTGTCCGGCCTCCACAAGAGCCCGCACCAGGGCCAGAGCGTGGAATTCGCCGAGCACAAGGAGTACGCGCCCGGTGACGAGCTGCGCCACCTGGACTGGAAGGCCTACGGCAAGTTCGACAAGTACTACGTCAAGCGCTACGAGCACGAGACGAACCTGCGCGCGGTGATGGTGGTGGATGCGTCCGCCTCCATGGGCTACCGCAGTGGCGCGCTCTCCAAGCTGGACGTGGCCACCACGTTGGCCGGCGCGCTGTGCTACCTGCTCGTGCGCCAGCAGGACGCGGCCGGGCTCGCCCTCATGACGAACGGGCGCTTCCAGGACGTGCCCCCGCGCGCCTCGGCCGGCCACCTCAACGTGCTGCTGGACGCGCTCGAGCACGCCACGCCCACCGGCGGCACCCACCTGGTGTCCGCCGCGGACCACCTGGCCGAGGTGCTCCCGCGCCGCTCCTCCGTCGTCGTGCTGTCGGACTTCCTCGACGAGAACCAGGACGCGCTCAAGCGGATACTCGCGCTGCGCCAGCGCAAGAACGACGTGGCGGTGTTCCACCTGGTGGACCCGGCGGAGCTGACGTTCCCCTTCGATGACCCCACGCTCTTCCTCGACATGGAAGGCCAGGGCCGCATCGAGGTGAACCCGCGTGAAATCAAGGAGAGCTACCTGGAGGAGTTCGGGGCCTTCCTGGCGAACGTGAAGTCGGCCTGCGCGGAGGCGGACGTGGACTACGAGCTGGTGCGCACCGACGAGCGGTTGGACGAGGTGTTGCTGCGCTTCCTGGGGAAGCGGGGGAGGCGCCGGTGA